A region of the Cupriavidus taiwanensis genome:
ATCCTATTTTTCCTCGGTCACGTTGCCAAATTTCCTGATGTAACCCTGCCATTCCGAATACTCGGATTTCAGGCTATTCATCGTTTGCTCTGGCGTGGTACTGATCAGCCTGACGCCAAGTGCCGCAGTCGCTTCCGCCGTCTTCGGGTCATTGATGGCCAGAGCCATGTCCTGCGCCAGCTGATCGACAATCTTGCGAGGCGTTGACTCGCGAACGAAATACGACATCCCAGACATCCTGTCGCCACCCTGGTACCCCAGCTCCCGGAATGTCGGAACCTGTGGCAGGGATTGCCATCGATTGGTTCCGGTTACGGCAACCACCCAAGCTCCTCCTGAGTTCACTGCCTTATGCGCACCGGAAACACTCATCAGGCCGGACGTCACATGACCACCTACGATGTTCGTGATCATTTGCGCCTCCCCCGAAACCGGAATATGAATAAGGTTGATCCCGATTGAGGCCTTGAGTTGCTCCCCGAGATATTGGGTGGAGCTGCCGCTTCCATGCGAGGCGAAGCTGTATTCGGGATGTTTGCGTGCCTCATCGAAAAATGAAACGGCATCGCGGGAGCGGGTAGTGTTGCTGGCAACCAGCACTACCGGGGTTCTGAATACCTCGGTAACGGGTATGAAATCGCTGAGAGTCTTGTATCCAGGGTTGCCGCGGAGCAGCTCGGTGGAAATCATCACGGCCGGAGAATTCATGAGGATGGTATATCCATCCGCAGGCTGCCGATGCACATAGACCGTGCCGATTGCACCTCCCGCGCCGGGACGGTTTTCCACAATCACAGGCTTCCCCCAACGCGCACTGAGTCGCGCCGCAATTGCGCGGGAGATGACATCGCCGCTGCCACCGGCGGCGAACGGTATCACCAGGGTGACGGGCTTGTCCGGGAACGCGTGACTCTGGCCTGCCGAGAATATGGAACAGCTCATCAGTACAACCCTAAGCATCCATTGCAAAGACATCGATCTCCCTCCTGTAATTGATATATTTTTAAAATCAATAATTGCTTGTTTCCATTGATAATTTACTGAAAAGAGATCGACAAATCTGCCCTGCGAGACCGGGGCGCAAGGGTGAGGCGGTGATCCGGGGGGAAACAGGAGCGCGAGGGTTCCCCCTGCCGGTCAAGGCATCTCCAGATTTTCCTTGGAGGTTGCAGGCCTTATCGGCAATGATGGCTGCGGCGGACACCTCCCTACCCCCCCATAAATGGGTGGCTGGCAGCGATGGACAGGGCTACGCGGCACGACGCCAGGGCGAGTCA
Encoded here:
- a CDS encoding Bug family tripartite tricarboxylate transporter substrate binding protein gives rise to the protein MSLQWMLRVVLMSCSIFSAGQSHAFPDKPVTLVIPFAAGGSGDVISRAIAARLSARWGKPVIVENRPGAGGAIGTVYVHRQPADGYTILMNSPAVMISTELLRGNPGYKTLSDFIPVTEVFRTPVVLVASNTTRSRDAVSFFDEARKHPEYSFASHGSGSSTQYLGEQLKASIGINLIHIPVSGEAQMITNIVGGHVTSGLMSVSGAHKAVNSGGAWVVAVTGTNRWQSLPQVPTFRELGYQGGDRMSGMSYFVRESTPRKIVDQLAQDMALAINDPKTAEATAALGVRLISTTPEQTMNSLKSEYSEWQGYIRKFGNVTEEK